A window of Elephas maximus indicus isolate mEleMax1 chromosome X, mEleMax1 primary haplotype, whole genome shotgun sequence genomic DNA:
CACCGTGAATAAGAAAGGACCCAGCAGGACCTCAAAAAGAGGCAGACGCCCAGGCTCGAAGACCCTTTCTAGAATAAGAGGAGATGTCATAGAGGATGAAGGGGGCTCAGGCATTGGAAGTGAAGACAAGACTCCAAGGAGGGTCCTACATCCAATGGACCAAGAGGTGTTTATCAAAACGAAGGACGAAGCCAGTGTTGGAGGTAAAAAGACTAAGAAAGGCCGACGAAAATGGAAACTCTGGAAGAATCCTGAAAAGGAACCAGAGACGAACGTTGCGGAAGGTCGCCGAGCGTTTGAGTCCAGGAGAAGGATCAATGTGGCAAACAAACAGATTAATCCTGAGCGCTGGGCAGATATCTTAGCCAGAGTCCGTGGGAGGAATCTCCCCAAGGGCACAGAAGTCACCCAGGTCATACAAACCACGACTCCTCCATCAGTGGGCGTAGAGGTCTCCCCTCTTTCTCCTGCTGTTCCTCCACCCTCGGTATCTCCTGAACAGACAACAACCAGTGCAGAGGACTCCTCAGCAGATACTTCCATATTCAATGAGGAGGAGGAGGTTTTGAATACCATTTCCTCAGCCAGGATTGCACTAGAACACGACCGCGATGGGGGCGTTCTTGCTGAACCCACAGTAACAAGCACGCAGCTGGAAGATGTTCTCGATCAGGAGATTTCTGAGAAGACAAAAGACTCGGCTCCCACCGAAGCTGACTCTTCAGTCCCTACACAGATGTCTTTGCCTCATGAATCCTCTTCCCCTCTGCAGATCCTGGACACGTCCTATGAAGAGCCTACCTATGAAGAGGTAGCAACAGAGGGCTGGTCCACAGTACCAAGCATTGCATCTGTGCCCCCACCCACGTCCAAAGTGGATGAGCTGCCATTGGATGCCATCTCTTTGGCGGAGGCTGAGACGGAAACATATCTTTACCCAGATCCGAAGACTGATTCTCAACCAGCTGAGGATAAGATGGAAGATCTGACCTCCACAGGCTTCACTCCAACCCCTACCTGGTGGGCTGTGGACCCCAGGACATCTGAGCCATTAGGGGAACCAGATGTACCagcacaaacaaatctacaaggaCAAACAGATGGCACGAAGCCTATGCAAGGGGGCTTAGGCACTCAAGGCAACTCACTGATGAAGAAAGACGTGGTGGAGAGCTCTCAGATACCCGGGGAAGGGAACGTCCTGGAGAGAGACCCCACAGGCTCCAGACGTCCCGAGAGTGAGGAGCTACGAGGGATAGGCAGCCTTGCTCCATTTATGCTGCCCAGAGAAAGCACACCTGATACTCTACTTGCCAGGGACAGCATTACAGTATCAATGATGACGTTAGAACCAAAGACCGCTTCACCAACCGAGCTGACCACTCACCCTTTTCGAAAAAAGCCCAACGGGAGGAAAAAGTTACGACCTCACAGGTTCCGCCACCGGCACAAGCAAACTCCACCGACAACGTCTGCCCCCACGGAGACTTTTTCTACCCGACCCACTCAGGTGCCAGAGATGAAGGTTCCAAGCAAAGTGGAGGGTTTGCTTGTCTTGACATCTGAGGTTGATAACCTAGTTGGTATCACCAAACAGTTAGAAATGGGGAAACCTGCAGAACCAGTGACCAAGGGAACCCCAAGAAGGAAACactcaaagaaacaaaacaaacatcggTATACCACGTCCACCGTGAGCTCAACGGACTCTTTGCCCAAGACCATCTATCTCccacaaaataaacataaatacgTGACTACTCCCAGCTCTGAAACTCTACTTTTATCTGCAACCATTTCTCTGAAAACCGGGGACCCAAGTGAGACAAGGAGAGCAGAAGATGATATGACAACCACCTCAAAAGTACATCTGTCTCTCAGTAAAGTCCAAGAGGCTACCACAGTCACATATAAGTCCGCATCAGATAGGAAGGAAATTAAGAAGCATTACGATGTCACAAACATCCATGACCATGAAACTAGCACTCCAGCCCCCACTGAGTCAGGAATTAACATCGCATCACCTTCTGGCTCGGTGGTCTCCCCTGTGGAAGGATTTATGGAAGAATCTTACCTGTTAGCGTTTCCAGGAACTCCAGGCTGGACTTCTCCCACGACAGCCCAGCCTCAGAGGGTGGAGACAGGCAGACCTCCTAGCAGTGCTTGGGAAACCCGGACAGACCCACCCCTTTGGAAAGAGTTGGAAAACCCATATTTTCCTTCTGAGTTTTCACCTTCTGCGGCAATCTCTACACTCTCTCAGCAGGGGGAAGACGCTGCTTCTGCTACCGTCTCAAGCGTGAGACTAGAGTCACCCTCAAGCCAGGCAGAAACCACCACTCGTGGTCAGGATCAGCAAAAACCCACCCTAGCGACTACCCATCCTGAAATTAGACCACAAGATCACGTCTCTACACCTGGCTCCCTGAAGGAACCAGCATTCCCATTCCCACCCACAATGTCAATGCCTTTGGTACAAACCACCACTAAGTTCACACCTCTTAGTACAACAACATCTCAAACACAAACAGAGTccaaagaaaatgttttgtttAATTATGGGGGTGTCTCAGAAACCGAAGCACCCCAATTGAACAATGAGGGAACGCAGTATATATTGAAGCCAAAGGAGGTATCCACTCCCTCTTCCAAGCAGGATAACGTGAACTTCTCTCCAAAGCAGGAGTTGGTAAAGGAGGTGTTTGATGGTAAGACCTCAAGCACTCTACCTCAAGGTCCAGACATTCACCACCACGATGGAAGAGCACAGATTTACCACCAACCAGGTATGGTTCCCACCAAATTTACACCACCAAGAGGGACAGGGAGGCCACCACCTATGGCCACTCAAAGCTCCTTTAGATACTTGGTGACGTTCCAGCCGCCTCGTCAGGTGACCAGCAAACCAGAAATAAGAGTGTATCCTTCACAGGATTTTCCAGAGAGCAAGCCCTTTGTGACTCCAAAATTAACCACCACGACAACTCCCCTTCCACTTCACAGACCCAAACCCAGCACTCCCAGGAAATTTGATGACCGTGGAACCAACCAGTTCAATGCCAACCCCAAAGTATTTGGGAGCAACAACATCCCTGATCAAAGAAGCCCCGCTGGAAAGCCACCGAGCTCAAGACTTCCTCATCATTCCAATGGCAGGTTCCCATTCTTCTTTAACAGGACTTTTGTGTTCCCACAGTTAGGATCCACCCTGAAGCCTCAGACACCCACCACTCCTGCCTCAGTGACAAGAGAGAGAAAAGTCAACCCAGATTCCTACAACAGGATACTTTCCCAGAGTGTCAACCACATGGATTTTGGTCCTCCTGCACCTCCTTTGTTGCACCCTCCCCGGGCCACCGTGCCACCCTCAACTAATGCACACAATATCCCCCCAGTCCATTCCACCCAGAGCTCCATCCCTTTCACTATGTCTTCTGGCCAGCCTTCCAGAAACTTTCATCAGAGCAGCTCCAAACTCTTCTCCATTGGAGGACTGCCTGCATCCAAATTCTGGACGCTTGGGGAAAAACCCCAAATCATCACCAAATCCCCACAATCCGTATTTGTCACTGCGGAGACAGATGCTGTATTTCCATGTGAGGCAACAGGGAAACCCACGCCTTTCGTTACCTGGACAAAGGTGTCCACAGGTAGGGTGTTTACACATCTGCATTTTAACCAGGGCTGGTGTAGCAGAAGTTTACGAGAGTCTGCAACTCCAGGTACCATTAGGGAGCCTTGGAGAAAGGATGGGTTGACGGGTTGGGAGAAGAAGTCTGAGAACTTGGATTCAAGAACATTTCCTTTACAGGGAAATGGAAGAGGGAGATAGATTGGATGCTGGATTTTAATGGGGCTGTGGAATCATGGAATAGGTCTTTTGGATAAGGCATAACCTAGAATTTGGGATAGTCCTTAAAGGGACCTTTTGCCTTCTCCAAGTGTGACCCAGTACTAAATCCTTCAAACCACCCACTGTAGGGATGGTGTGGGATGGGGGAGTCTGCAAACTCAACCTCGTCcttctactgttgttgttaaatgctttCCAGTCagccttgactcatggcaaccccgtgcacaacagaacaaaacactgcccggtcctgagccatcactGTGATTGTTTGCAGATCCGACCATTGtggtccataaagttttcactggttgattttcagaagctgatcaccaggcctttcttcctagtctgtcttagtctggaagctccactgaacctgttcagtatcctagcaacacgcaagcctccactgacagacaggtggtggctgtgcgtgagatgcaccggccgggaatcaaacctgggtctctcacacgcaaggtgagaattctatcactgaaccaccactgacctGGAGGACACTGCGtctctgctgctgtcaagtcaatgctgactcatagtgactctacaggacagagtagaactgccccatagggtttccaaggctgtagtctttatagaagcagaccgtcacatctttctcccctggagtggctggtgggtttgaacggctgaccttttggttagcagcctagcgcttaaccactgtgccaccagggctccttggacacTGAGTAGCAGCCCTAACTTAGGAAGTGTCTGTAACTGAAGGATCCCATCCAAGGTGGAGAACATTGTCACAGGAAGAACAGTGCCTTGCCTGGGGGTGTAATCACTGTGGGGGCAGGGTCTGGAGGGGAGATCTCCAAGGATCCCAAAACCCCATCCAAGGGCAGGTCTTTGGTCTTGGAAAAGGTTATTAGCAAATGAAGGCAGAGAAGCTTGTCAGAATGAAAGCAAATGGCCCTTGGATAAAGCCTAGACCTTCTCCCTTGGGAGAGGAGAAGACCCTAAGACTCGGTGTCTCCAGGGCCTGGGTAATGGGGTGGGAAACATGGACAACTGGGAGAAATGGGCACACAGCCCCCAGCTGTTGGGCAGTATGCCAGACGCCATCTAGAAGCATCACTTAGCGCTCAACCTGACCACACAGGGGAGAGAATGACCCACTAAAGCTACCTCTTCCCTGATGGCTCAGGAGCCTGGAGGGTCAGGGGGACTGTGGCTGCATGCCCTCGGGTCTGTGCAGCTGGCCCAGAGCTCAGGAAGACACAGCAGCAGAAACAAGGCTGGGTTGAATGGGTGGTAAGTGTGTCTCCAGTAACTGCAGTGACAGAGGTGACCACCTTGGGGGATCTAGGGCTCAGGCCAGCTTCTGAAGTCTGTCTTCAAGCCATGCCAGCTGCTGTGGGCATCAACGTGGCATAAGAGTCGATGGAGGGGGTCAAACTAGGCTTACTGTCCTACATATTGGGGGCATGGGCAGGTCTTTGCCTTTGTTGTTTTGGACATTGCATTAGTCACGATTCTCCAGAGAGACAGAGCAAATAGAATGGGGGGATAGGTAGGCAGACAGATTTAGAGATAGATAGAAAATAGATTTGGAGATAGATATAGAGATAGGTAcgtgatagacagacagacagacatatggTAGATAGATATAAACAGACACAGTAGACTGATAGATGACAGAAAGACAGAGATAATAGATGATAGAGAAGATAATAGATTTAGGGAGAAATTCAGACATAGATAATAggcagacagaaagacagacatatgatggatggatggatggatggatggatggatggatggatggatggatggatggatggatggatggatggatggatggatggatggatggatgggtagataggACAGATGACAGAGAAGATAAAAATATGATATGAATACATGGATGAaggtatataaaacaaacaaaaccaaacccgttgccatcaagtcaattccgactcacggtgaccctataggacagagtagaacttccccatagggattccaaggagggcctggtggatttgaactgctgacttttggttagcagtcatagctctccATATATAAACACGTGTTTAtatacatgtttttgttgttagttgctgtcaagtcagctctgaattGTTACCACTTCAAATAGCTTCCACTGCTcgcctgtcagtttatcataccgtgggggcttgaagctctgccactggtatgtcaaataccagcaggatcacccaaggtggacaggtttctgcagagcttccagactgagacggactgggaagaaaggcctggcaatgtacctctgaaaatcaaccagtggaaacccaatgtatgtgtatatacatacatatatatctacatatatatagagagagagagatttattttaaggacttGCCCCTCGCAGGCCAGCAGGCAGAAAACAGCACAAGTTACTGCTGAAGTCTTGAGTGTAAAATTGGTAGGTCAGACACTGGGCTGAAATTCAGGCAAGAGTTGACGATGAAGGCGTGAGCTGAATTCTCCCTTCTCCGAAAAACCTCAATTCTGCTTTTAAGGCCTTCAATtgattgggtcaggcccacccacGTTATCAAGGATAGTCTCCCTTACTTAATGTTAATcgcatctacaaaataccttcacagcaacatctagacccCTGTTTGACCAAACAGCACCACAGACATAAAGGGAGCAATCCAACCAACTAATTGCTGATGTGAGTCCCCGACAAGTGGATTCTGAATCaaggcgcccccatgtgtgtgtgcagagtacaagtgccccatagcattttcaaggctgtgacttttcagaagcagatcaccaagcctgtcttccgaggtgctgctgggtgcgtttgaactgccaactttccgcTAGTacttgagcgcttaaccatttgacccccagggactccagtcaggtaattgttgtgtgccctcaagtcgattccagtttACAGCAACCGTACACTGCAGAGTGGGACTGGCCCATGGGATTTCcagtgcggaaaccctggtggtgtagtggttaagtgctacagctgctaaccaaagggtcagcagttcaaatccgccaggcgctccttggaaaccctgtggggcagttctactctgtcctatagggttggaattgattcgagggcactggggttttcggaatctttatgggagcagattgccaggtctttctcccatggagttactgggtaggttcgagctgccaaccttttgttagcggctgaatgctttaaccattgcaccacgacTCCTTAATCAGGTAGTCATACTAACCTGGGTTCATTTATATGGAACCTGATTTTATGTACTGCTTACCCCCAGGGGCTCTCATGACTCCCAGCACGCGGACACAGCGGTTTGAAGTCCTGAACAATGGCACCCTCGTGATCCGGAAGGTCCAGGTGCAGGACCACGGCCAGTACCTGTGTACTGCCAAGAATTTGCACGGTGTGGACACCATGCCGGTCCTGCTCACGGTGACCACGCAGCAGCCCCAGATCCTTGCCTCGCACTACCAGGACGTCACCGTCTACCTCGGAGACACCATCGCCATGGAGTGCCTGGCCAAGGGCACCCCCGTACCCCAAATCTCCTGGATCTTCCCCGACAGGAGGGTGTGGCACACTGTGTCCCCCGTGGAGGGCAGGGTCACGCTGCATGAGAACCGCACCCTGTCCATCAAGGAGGCCTCTTTCTCTGACAGAGGCGTCTACAAGTGTGTGGCCAGCAATGCTGCGGGCGCCGACAGCCTGGCCATCCGCCTACACGTGGCGGCCCTGCCACCGGTCATCTACCAGGAGAAGCAGGAGAACATCTCTCTGCCCCCCGGACTTAGCATCCACGTCCACTGCACCGCCAAGGCCGCACCACTGCCCAGCGTGCGCTGGGTGCTGGGCGACGGTACCCAGGTGCGCCCTTCACAGTTCATCCGCGGGAACCTCTTTGTTTTCCCCAACGGCACGCTCTACATCCGGAACCTATCGCCCAAGGACAGCGGGCGTTACGAGTGCGTAGCCGCCAACCTGGTGGGCTCGGCGCGCAGGACAGTGCAGCTGACGGTGCAGCGCACCGCTGCGAACGCGCGCATCACCGGCACGTCCCCGCGGAGGACCGACGTGCGGTACGGCGGGACCCTGCGCCTTGACTGCAGCGCTTCGGGGGACCCCTGGCCGCGCACCCAGTGGAGGCTGCCGTCCCAGCGGATGGTAGATGCGCTGTTCAGGTAGGGGCTCGCCCTCTGGCTGCACCCGCTGCGGGCTCCTGCGCTCCTTGCTCCTGGGATGCGGGAGACAGCCCTGGGGCACCTTTCTTTGTGGTCAGGCGGCCCCGGACGGCTACAAATGCAAAGATTCTTGCATGCCTTGTGCCTTGAATGCGGGAGAAACCCCGGGCGCCTTTCCAACTAGTCAGGTGGCTTCCAGCTTGCTGTAAATGCGTGGGGTCTGCGCTCCTCCGCTCCTTGGATGGTGGAGACACCCCTGGGGCAACTTTCCATGTGGTCAGGCCAAAAAAGGCAGCCTCCTGAGCCAAAATGAGTAGGCACAGAGTTTGCCTCGTATGTGCCAGActgtggaggccctgggtggtgcaaacattaagGTGTGTGGGCTAGTTACtgagggttggaggttcaagtctgcccagaggcactacccagggactccaaattcaATTATAGGTAGACCAAgatctatggcacagttctaaaAATACTATTAGTAAAACACAGTGTTTAgggaatttt
This region includes:
- the MXRA5 gene encoding matrix-remodeling-associated protein 5 — protein: MPTRARWGALSVVLILLWGHSCTAQACPHPCACYVPSEVHCTFRSLASVPAGISKHVERINLGFNSIQAVSETSFAGLTKLELLMVHGNEIPSIPDGALRDLSSLQVFKFSYNKLRVITGQTLRGLSSLVRLHVDHNKIEFIHPQAFHGLMSLRLLHLEGNLLQRLHPGTFSTFSFLDYFRLSTVRHLYLAENKISSLPTGMLQNMPLLENLYLHGNPWACSCEMKWFLEWEARSRGILKCKKDKAYEGGQLCAACSSPKKLHKQEIHKLKDITCSKPLIESPLRQNRSGSSEEEQGQEEEDGDDQLSLDSFHLPTWNVSLNMTDEHGNTVDLVCSIKKPTDVYKILLNQTDPLEIEVNATVALDFECPMTRENYEKLWKLIAYYSEVPLKLHRAVKLSKDPGVHYEYRQDADDDALYYTGVKAHILAEPGWVMQPSVDIQLNRRQSTARKVLLSYYTQFSQTMSAKDVRRTRSRSWVMVETSEAMQRAQTVLEGSSFQLGCNVRASESPAIFWVLPDGSVLKAPMEDSESRFSVLSGGQLRIKSAEYSDSGLYHCVAQVTDEMDRIVYRVAVQMPVTQPPRGHTVTITKSPGEPVILPCSALAIPEAQLSWVLPSKRIMSHLANTSHAYMLGNGTLSIPKVQASDGGYYRCVAVNLQGADHFTVGVTVNKKGPSRTSKRGRRPGSKTLSRIRGDVIEDEGGSGIGSEDKTPRRVLHPMDQEVFIKTKDEASVGGKKTKKGRRKWKLWKNPEKEPETNVAEGRRAFESRRRINVANKQINPERWADILARVRGRNLPKGTEVTQVIQTTTPPSVGVEVSPLSPAVPPPSVSPEQTTTSAEDSSADTSIFNEEEEVLNTISSARIALEHDRDGGVLAEPTVTSTQLEDVLDQEISEKTKDSAPTEADSSVPTQMSLPHESSSPLQILDTSYEEPTYEEVATEGWSTVPSIASVPPPTSKVDELPLDAISLAEAETETYLYPDPKTDSQPAEDKMEDLTSTGFTPTPTWWAVDPRTSEPLGEPDVPAQTNLQGQTDGTKPMQGGLGTQGNSLMKKDVVESSQIPGEGNVLERDPTGSRRPESEELRGIGSLAPFMLPRESTPDTLLARDSITVSMMTLEPKTASPTELTTHPFRKKPNGRKKLRPHRFRHRHKQTPPTTSAPTETFSTRPTQVPEMKVPSKVEGLLVLTSEVDNLVGITKQLEMGKPAEPVTKGTPRRKHSKKQNKHRYTTSTVSSTDSLPKTIYLPQNKHKYVTTPSSETLLLSATISLKTGDPSETRRAEDDMTTTSKVHLSLSKVQEATTVTYKSASDRKEIKKHYDVTNIHDHETSTPAPTESGINIASPSGSVVSPVEGFMEESYLLAFPGTPGWTSPTTAQPQRVETGRPPSSAWETRTDPPLWKELENPYFPSEFSPSAAISTLSQQGEDAASATVSSVRLESPSSQAETTTRGQDQQKPTLATTHPEIRPQDHVSTPGSLKEPAFPFPPTMSMPLVQTTTKFTPLSTTTSQTQTESKENVLFNYGGVSETEAPQLNNEGTQYILKPKEVSTPSSKQDNVNFSPKQELVKEVFDGKTSSTLPQGPDIHHHDGRAQIYHQPGMVPTKFTPPRGTGRPPPMATQSSFRYLVTFQPPRQVTSKPEIRVYPSQDFPESKPFVTPKLTTTTTPLPLHRPKPSTPRKFDDRGTNQFNANPKVFGSNNIPDQRSPAGKPPSSRLPHHSNGRFPFFFNRTFVFPQLGSTLKPQTPTTPASVTRERKVNPDSYNRILSQSVNHMDFGPPAPPLLHPPRATVPPSTNAHNIPPVHSTQSSIPFTMSSGQPSRNFHQSSSKLFSIGGLPASKFWTLGEKPQIITKSPQSVFVTAETDAVFPCEATGKPTPFVTWTKVSTGALMTPSTRTQRFEVLNNGTLVIRKVQVQDHGQYLCTAKNLHGVDTMPVLLTVTTQQPQILASHYQDVTVYLGDTIAMECLAKGTPVPQISWIFPDRRVWHTVSPVEGRVTLHENRTLSIKEASFSDRGVYKCVASNAAGADSLAIRLHVAALPPVIYQEKQENISLPPGLSIHVHCTAKAAPLPSVRWVLGDGTQVRPSQFIRGNLFVFPNGTLYIRNLSPKDSGRYECVAANLVGSARRTVQLTVQRTAANARITGTSPRRTDVRYGGTLRLDCSASGDPWPRTQWRLPSQRMVDALFSFDPRIKVFANGTLLVKSVTDKDAGDYLCVARNKIGDDYVVLKVNVVMKPAKIEHKENDHKVFYGGDLKVDCVATGLPNPEISWSLPDGSLVNSFMQSDDSGGRTKRYVVFNNGTLYFNEVGMREEGDYTCFAENQVGKDEMTVRVKVVAEPAAIRNKTYSVIQVPYGDVVTVTCEAKGEPTPRVTWLSPTNRLIPASSDKYQVYQDGTLLIHKAQRSDSGNYTCVVRNSAGEDRKVVWIQVQVQPPKINGNRNAITTVREIAAGGSRKLIDCRAEGIPAPKALWAFPEGVVLPAPYYGNRITVHRNGTLDIRNLRKSDSVQFVCIARNEGGEARLIVQLTVLDPVEKPIFHDPVSEKIIAMAGHTISLNCSAAGTPAPTLVWVLPNGTELQGGRQLQRFYHKSDGRLHISSLSSADAGAYRCVARNSAGYSERLVSLKVGLQPGASSQHQHVVTIINGETLQLPCLIQASRPARFSWTLPNGMVLEVPQEVGRFALLENGTLTVHEASVFDRGTYTCKADTEYGPSVMSVPVIVIAYPPRITSEATPVIYARPGSTVKMNCLAMGIPKAQITWELPDKSHLTAGTQARIYGNKFLQPQGSLTIQQASPRDAGFYKCTAKNILGRDSKTTYIHVF